A region of Gemmatimonadetes bacterium SCN 70-22 DNA encodes the following proteins:
- a CDS encoding glycine cleavage system protein H, translated as MSNIPDDLLYTADHEYVKATADADVVAIGITHYAQDQLGDIVFVELPKVGATFGAHDTFGTIEAVKAVSELFLPVAGTVVEVNGALDGDPGAINRDPYGDGWMLKLRMADAAHKGSLLSPADYAKHIGE; from the coding sequence GTGTCGAATATTCCCGACGACCTCCTGTACACCGCCGATCACGAGTACGTGAAGGCGACCGCCGACGCCGACGTCGTCGCCATCGGCATCACCCACTACGCGCAGGACCAGTTGGGCGACATCGTCTTCGTGGAGCTCCCGAAGGTCGGTGCCACCTTCGGGGCGCACGACACCTTCGGTACCATCGAGGCCGTCAAGGCGGTCTCGGAGCTCTTCCTCCCGGTCGCCGGCACCGTCGTCGAAGTCAATGGCGCCCTGGACGGCGACCCAGGGGCGATCAACCGCGATCCCTACGGCGACGGCTGGATGCTCAAGCTCCGCATGGCCGACGCCGCCCACAAGGGATCGCTCCTGAGCCCCGCGGATTACGCGAAGCACATTGGGGAGTAG